Proteins from a single region of Thermococcus sp. CX2:
- a CDS encoding Ribonuclease P protein component 3: MIQEVDEEISFSREHWIEMDVRSEEAYELAEEWFDEVVFTKRLFLDDRPDFEALKAEIRELRERYGKVALLLVTKKPSLIREVKGRNLKALIYVQGGDMKVNRFALELGVDALISPWLGRKDPGFDHILARLAAKNNVAIGFSLSPILRASPYERAQILRFMMKTWQLVEKYGAMRFLTSSAESRWEVRSPRDLMSLGIALGMEIPQARASLDFYPRMVLGRKS, from the coding sequence GATTCAGGAAGTTGATGAGGAAATTTCTTTTTCCCGCGAGCACTGGATAGAGATGGACGTAAGGAGTGAAGAGGCCTACGAGCTGGCCGAGGAGTGGTTCGACGAGGTGGTCTTCACCAAGAGGCTTTTCCTCGACGATAGGCCAGACTTCGAGGCACTCAAAGCCGAGATTAGGGAGCTGAGGGAGAGATACGGTAAAGTTGCCCTCCTCCTCGTCACAAAGAAGCCCTCCCTAATCCGTGAAGTCAAGGGCAGAAACCTCAAGGCCCTCATCTACGTTCAGGGCGGAGATATGAAGGTGAACCGCTTTGCCCTTGAGCTCGGCGTCGATGCTCTCATAAGTCCGTGGTTGGGCAGAAAAGATCCGGGCTTTGACCACATACTGGCGAGGCTTGCGGCCAAGAACAACGTGGCAATAGGTTTCTCCCTATCACCTATTCTGAGGGCCAGCCCATACGAGAGAGCTCAGATCCTGCGCTTCATGATGAAAACCTGGCAGCTTGTCGAGAAATACGGTGCCATGAGGTTTTTAACATCTTCAGCCGAGAGCAGATGGGAAGTCCGCTCGCCGAGGGATTTGATGAGCCTCGGAATAGCGCTTGGCATGGAGATCCCTCAAGCTAGGGCAAGCCTGGACTTTTATCCAAGAATGGTTTTGGGGAGGAAAAGCTAA
- a CDS encoding TrpB-like pyridoxal phosphate-dependent enzyme, translated as MKAVLPDSEIPKRWYNILPDLPEPLAPPLDPETDEPMEPEKLLRIFAAELVKQEMSMERYIEIPKKVRELYAKIGRPTPLFRATNLEKALGTPARIYFKYEGATVTGSHKINTALAQAYYAKEQGIERLVTETGAGQWGTALSLAGALMGIKVRVYMARASFYQKPYRKTIMRLYGAEIYPSPSDRTEIGRKFLSEDPNHPGGLGIAISEAIEDVLRDEKARYALGSVLNHVLMHQTVIGLEAKEQMKEFEEPDVIIGCVGGGSNFAGLAYPFVKDRLDGKADYEFIAVEPRAAPSMTRGVYTYDYGDSGGLTPKMKMRTLGHTYYVPPIHAGGLRYHGLAPTLSILINHGIVRPVAYHQTEVFEAARLFARTEGIVPAPESAHAVRAAIDRALKAKEEGREDVILFNLSGHGLLDLKGYGDFLDGKLEDYEPEEFPALKGEV; from the coding sequence ATGAAAGCCGTTCTGCCGGATTCCGAGATACCAAAGAGGTGGTACAACATTCTGCCCGACCTGCCGGAGCCTTTGGCACCGCCCCTCGACCCGGAGACGGACGAGCCGATGGAGCCAGAGAAGCTGCTCCGCATCTTCGCAGCGGAGCTGGTGAAGCAGGAAATGAGCATGGAACGATACATCGAGATCCCAAAGAAGGTTCGCGAGCTCTACGCTAAAATAGGCCGTCCCACGCCTCTCTTCAGGGCGACGAACCTCGAAAAGGCCCTCGGAACGCCGGCGAGGATATACTTCAAATACGAAGGGGCTACCGTCACAGGAAGTCATAAGATAAACACCGCATTGGCTCAGGCCTACTACGCGAAGGAGCAGGGCATCGAGAGGCTCGTAACAGAGACGGGTGCGGGCCAGTGGGGAACTGCCCTGTCTCTGGCAGGGGCACTAATGGGGATAAAGGTTCGCGTTTACATGGCTAGGGCCAGCTTTTACCAGAAGCCCTACAGGAAGACTATAATGCGTCTCTACGGTGCCGAAATCTACCCCAGTCCAAGCGACAGGACCGAGATAGGAAGGAAGTTCCTGAGCGAAGACCCAAACCACCCAGGTGGCTTGGGAATAGCGATAAGCGAAGCTATCGAGGACGTTCTAAGGGACGAAAAAGCGCGCTACGCCCTTGGAAGCGTGCTCAACCACGTTTTAATGCACCAGACGGTCATAGGCTTGGAAGCCAAGGAGCAGATGAAGGAGTTCGAGGAGCCAGACGTCATAATTGGCTGCGTTGGGGGAGGAAGCAACTTCGCCGGCCTGGCCTATCCCTTCGTCAAGGATAGACTAGACGGCAAAGCTGACTACGAGTTCATAGCGGTTGAGCCAAGGGCGGCACCGAGCATGACGCGCGGCGTTTACACCTACGACTACGGGGACTCTGGAGGGCTAACGCCGAAGATGAAGATGCGCACCCTCGGCCACACCTACTACGTCCCGCCGATACACGCTGGCGGCCTGAGGTACCACGGCCTGGCTCCAACGCTGAGTATTCTGATAAACCACGGGATAGTTAGGCCAGTAGCCTATCATCAGACGGAGGTCTTCGAGGCGGCCAGGCTCTTTGCCAGGACGGAAGGCATAGTTCCAGCACCCGAGAGCGCCCACGCGGTCAGGGCTGCAATAGACAGGGCCCTCAAGGCGAAGGAAGAGGGCAGGGAGGATGTCATCCTGTTCAACCTCAGCGGCCACGGCCTTCTCGACCTCAAGGGCTACGGGGACTTCCTCGACGGAAAGCTTGAGGACTACGAGCCAGAAGAGTTTCCAGCTTTGAAGGGGGAGGTTTAG